Within Sulfurimonas sp. hsl 1-7, the genomic segment AGTTTCTATAGCAAGCGCTTAATGATTGTTTTGGATCTGCATCATTACCGTAGATTGGTCCGACGGTATGGATTACATATTTTGCTTTTAAACGACCCGCTGTTGTTATTACCGCTTCACCGGTCGCAAGACCGTTTGGATACTCTGTATCTCTTAGCGTTTTACACTCTTTGAGTATCTCCGAGCCTCCTGCTCTATGGATAGCCCCGTCAACGCCTCCGCCACCAAGCAAAGAGGAGTTTGCAGCATTCACTATTGCATCCGTATCGAGTGTTGTGATGTCACCTATGAAAATATCTATTTTATTATTTGCCATCTACTATGATATTTCATACTAAATAATAATTAGCTTACAGAAGTAAGTTGTGTTTTTCTTAATTTTACATATTTGTAGGTTTCATGAGAAACTAGGACGAGTA encodes:
- a CDS encoding O-acetyl-ADP-ribose deacetylase; this translates as MANNKIDIFIGDITTLDTDAIVNAANSSLLGGGGVDGAIHRAGGSEILKECKTLRDTEYPNGLATGEAVITTAGRLKAKYVIHTVGPIYGNDADPKQSLSACYRNSLLLADSYKCTSIAFPAISTGIYGYPKKEAAEIAYVTVAEVLEKCRYIRNVVFVFHRDEDSLYLKSLLK